The segment CATCGGGTACATGCATACGTTCACTCGACGACGCGCGGAACCAGGTATAGCCCCTGTTCGGTGACCGGGGCTACCTGTTGGAAGTGTTCGCGCTGATTCGACTCGGTGACTTCGTCGGCGCGAAGACGCTGGGTAGCTTCCAATGGGTGTGCCAGCGGCTCGATGCCATCGGTATTGACCTGTTGCAACTGGTCGACCATCGAGAGAATCTGGTTGAGATCCTCGACGTAGGCTTCGGCATCCTGCGAGGCAAGACCCAGGCGTGCGAGGTGAGCAGCACGCAGCACATCTGAATGTTCAAGGGCCATGAAGTTTCCCTGTCTTGGCTTCGAGAGGCTTTGAGATGAATTTCTGCGCATTTTATTCAATTAAATGCGACGATTCGTCATCTGGTGAACAACGCAACGACAGTTATGTGGCAACCTATGGTTTAGCGCGTTGTCACAGTGTTATCCGTTGTGAAATGTACCACATCTGCGTCGCTCTGGCAGGCGTGTCAGCTTGCCGCCATGGGGTGGCAATGGTACCGTTCGCGTCTGCACAGGGTTCCGGTCTG is part of the Cobetia sp. L2A1 genome and harbors:
- the gatC gene encoding Asp-tRNA(Asn)/Glu-tRNA(Gln) amidotransferase subunit GatC; amino-acid sequence: MALEHSDVLRAAHLARLGLASQDAEAYVEDLNQILSMVDQLQQVNTDGIEPLAHPLEATQRLRADEVTESNQREHFQQVAPVTEQGLYLVPRVVE